DNA from Kitasatospora viridis:
CGCTTGGGCGCACCGCCGCTCACCCGGCCAGCCGCAGCGCCAGCAGGGTGGCGTCGTCCTCGGAGAACGGCCCCGACATCGCGTCCACCACCTGGTCCACCAGCGACTGCGGTGGGAGCCCCGGCGGATGCTCGCCCAGCACGGCGAGCAGCGTGGCCAGCCGGTCGTCGATGTCCCGGTCGCGTCGCTCGACCAGCCCGTCGGTGTAGAGCAGCACCGTCTGCCCCGGCTGGAGCACCGTCTCCACCGCCTCGTAACCGGTGCCCGGCAGCACGCCGAGCGGCAGGCCGATCGCCGGGGCGAGCAGCCGCGGCGGCCCGTCGCCGAGCAGCACCGGCGGCAGGTGGCCCGCACAGACCCAGCGGAGCAGCCGACTGGGCGGGAAGTAGCGGGCGATCACGGCGGTGGCCGTCGACTCCGGCCCGTCGTCGCAGGCGATCTCGTTGAGCCAGCCCGTCATCTCCTCCACCGAGGCACCCGTGTACGCGATGCCGGCCAGCGCGTGCCGCAGCGTGGACATCAGCGCGACCGCGTCCAGCCCGTGCCCGCGGGCGTCCCCGACCGCGATCAACGCCGGGCCGCCCGGCAGCGCCCGCACCTTGTACCAGTCCCCGCCCACCAGCCCCTCGGTCGGCCGGTACGCCACCGCCGTGCGCAGCCCCGCCTCGTCCATCCGGGCGGAGATCCGGGGTTGCAGCGCGTCCTGCAACCGCCGCACCACCGCCTCCTCGGCATCGGCGCGCCGGGACTGGCGCTCGATCTCCTCCTGCTGATGGCGGACCCGGCGCCGGCTCTCCGACAGCTCGGTGATGTTCTGCAGCACCCCGCGCACCCCCCGGACCGGCCCCTGGTCCTCGCCCACCGCCTCGGCGACCAGCCGGATCCGGTGCACACCCCGGTGCACCCGGAGCAGCAACTCCACGTCCACCGGGTCACGGGTCTCCAGCAGCAGGCGCAGGGCGTCGAAGAGCCTCGGCTGATGCACCGGCAGCACCCGGTCGAGCAGGTCCGCGGCGGTCGGTGACGGATCGCCCGCCGCCAGGCCGAGCAGGTCCCGCAGCCCGCCGGAGCTCTGCGTCACCCCGTCGAGCAGGCTCCACTCGCCCCAGCCGACCCGGGCGATCCGCTGGGCCGCGCGTGCCATCCGGGCCAGGTCGCTGGTGCCCCAGACCATCAGCAGTCGGCTGCCCAGCCGGTGCACCGTGAGCAGGTCGGTGTGCCGCTCCACCCGCCCGCCGGCCCGCCGCACCTGCCAGCGCACCTCGATCCCCGGAGTCGGCTCACCGGTGCGCAGCACCCGGGTGAGGTCGGTCAGCAGCTCGGCGGTGACCAGGCCCGGGAAGACGTCGCCGGCCGGCAGCCGGCGCCCCGGCGTGCGGTCGCGCCGCAGGGCCGAGCGCTGGTGCAGGTAGCGCAGCCCCGCCGGGTTGACCGCCACCGCGACGAAGTCCCGCACCGTCCCGTCCGGCCCGACCAGCGGGTCGGCGAGCGCGGCCGGCAGCGGCAGCGCCCCGAGCAGCTCCCCCAGGTCCGGCTCGCCCTCGGGCCCCGTGAGCCGCACGTCCGGGGTGGGGAGGGTGACCCCGCTCGGCGCCGCCTCCTCCCGCCGGTACTCCCGGTTGGCCCGCCGCAGCCCGGCCACGGTCCGGCGCAGCTCGCCGCCGGGGTCGCGGTCGGCGTCCCGGGCGGGGTCCCGGGCAGCGTCTCGGGCGGCGTCGAGCTCGGGTCCCGGTCCGGGGCCGGTTTCGGGTCCGGGTCCGGGTCCAGGTCTGGGGCCGGGGCCGGGGCCGGGGCCGGGTCCGGGTGGCGTCGGTGTCGGCGTCATACCCGCCAGCATGCCGCCGGGCGGGCCGGGATGCGGTGAACGCGCCCGGCGGGGCGCCGGGAAGGGGCTGCGGGTCACCCGCGGGGGCGGCGCGCTGGTGGTGCCGACGAGATGGCGGTATGACAGGACCGTTCGACGCCCTGTCAGTTCCCCGCCCCGCTTCGCCGACTCAGGAGAGCAGATGCGCAACGGACACCGCGTGCTACCCGTCGTCCTCCTGGTCGCGGCGCTGTCCTCGTGCGGCGGCTCCGGTTCGACGGCGTCCCCGTCCCCCTCCCCCTCGCCTGCTTCGGCGCCGCCCGTGCTGAACGCGCTGCTGGCCGGCCGGTGCCCGGAACCGGCGCCGGCCTCGATCGGCAGTCCGCACCCCGGGAAGGCGCCGCTGGTTCCGCCGGGCCTGTCCGGGGAGTTGGTGATCTGCCGCTACCCCGGCATCAACGCCCCGGCGGGGGCGACGGCCTCCCCGCCGACCGCAACCGTCGTACGGGACGCGGCCGCGATCCGGACCCTCGCCCAGCAGCTCGACGCCCTTCCCCTCCCGCTCACCGGAACCGTGAACTGCCCCGCCGATGACGGATCCTCGGCGCTCCTCGGTTTCACCGGGACCGCCCCGGGCGGCGTGGTGCTGCTGGCCGAGCTCAGCGGCTGTGCCACGGTCACCGACGGCCACGTCCTGCGGGAGCTGACCGGCCCCGCACTGGCCCAGCTGCGCCGGCCCGACATGGAGAGGATGTCAGGCCGGCCGTCGACCTGACACCCTGTCAGGGTGACGCTTCCTCCATTGCGGCTGCGCGAGATCACCCTGGACGACTGGCCGGCGGTGCACGCCTGGGCGAGCCTGGAGCAGGCCTGCCGCTACCAACCCTGGGGACCGAACACCCCCGAGCAGACCCGCGCCTTCGTGCAGGCCGCCGTCGACGCGCGGTCGCGCTCGCCGCGCAGCCGGTACCCGTACGCGGTCTGCCTGGCGGGCGAGGTCGTCGGCATGGGTGAGCTGCACGTCCGCAGTCACGGCCACCACCAGGGCGAGATCAGCTACATCCTGCACCCGCGGCTCTGGGGCCACGGCCTGGGCACCGCGATCGGCCGGGCACTGCTCGCCCGCGGCTTCCAGGAACTGGCGCTCCATCGGATCCACGCGACCTGCGACCCGCGCAACCACGCCTCGGCCGGGGTGCTGCGGCGAATCGGCATGACGCACGAGGGACGGCACCGGCACACCCTGCTGACCCGGGACGGCTGGCGGGACTCGGACGTGTACAGCATCCTCGAAGGCGACTGGCCCGGACCGGGCGGGTCCTGACGGTCCGGCGGCAGCTCCGTTCGTCCTGGCGGCAGCTCCGTTCGCCCTGGGGGCAGCGTCGGTGACCGAGGATCCTGGCAGGCATCATGGGACTCCACCTTCGAAGGAGTCACGTCCGTGGAACTCGTTTCCGACCCCACCTGCGGTGAAGTGGATCTCAGCGCGTCGGCGGAAGAACTGAGCCGCCTGGCAAGCGCGGTGGCCAGCGGCGACGGGCTGCTCAGCTCCACGCTGCCGCCGGGCGGCAACGTCCTGGCAGGAGTCGAAGTCAGGGACACCTCCGGCCCCGGAGTCCTCCTGCACCTCGACTCCGAGCGGCACGTCCTCGTGATCAGCGGTGACCCGGCCGGCAGGGCGGTGCTCGCGCGCAACCTGCGGGCCATGGCCGCCGCGGAGAACGGCGGTCACCTCCACATCGACTACTTCCCCGGGCACTTCTACCTCGCCGAAGGATCCCTGCCGTTGGTGGTCAACAGTCCGCACGGAGGCATGCCGTCCCGGTGAGCGGCCCCCACCGCAGCCGCCGGTCACCCCACCGCCGGCGCCGGACGGGTGCTCACCGGACGGGTGGTCAGCTGACGGACCAGCACCACGGCGGCGAGCGCGGCGACCAGTGCACAGACGCCGAGCCAGCCGAACGCGCCGGAGGCCCGCGCGCCCACCCAGGAGCCGGCGCTGCCGCCGAGGAAGGCGCAGGTCATGTAGGCGCTGTTGAGGCGGCTGCGGATCTCCGGACGCAGGCCGAAGATCCGGGCCTGGTTGGCGACCTGGTTGCTCTGCACCGCGACGTCGAGCAGCAGCAGGCCCGCTCCCAGCGCGATCAGGCCCCAGGCGCCACCGGATCGGCCGCCGCAGAGCACGAGGGCCGCAAGGATCGCGCCGACCGAGCAGAGGCGGTTGACCCGGTCCGGGCCGCTCCGGTCGGCCAGGCGGCCGACCACCGGGCTGGCGAACATGCTGCCGGCGCCGACCAGCGCGAGCACGCCGACGGCGGACGGCCCGAGGTGGTAGACCGGGCCGGTGACCAGCAGCGCGAGGCTGGTCCAGGCGGCGCTGAACCCGCCGAACAGGCCGATCTGGTAGAGGCAGGAGCGGCGCAGCAGCGGCTCGGCGCGCAGCAACTGGACGCTCTGGCCGAGCATCGCGAGGTAGCGGGGAGCCGGAGCCGGGACCAGCGCCGGAGCGCTGGTGACCCCGGGCAGGACCCGGAACAGCACCGCGGCGAGGACGGCGATCAGGGCGGCGGCGACCAGGTAGGGCGCGCGCCAGCCGAACCACTGGCCGAGCACGCCGCTGAACGTGCGGGCGAGCAGGATGCCGCCGAGCAGTCCGCTGAGCAGGGTGCCGGTGACGGCGCCGCGCCGCTCGGGGGCGGTGCGGCCCGCGGCGAGCGGAATGATGATCTGCGGGCTGACGGTGGTCAGGCCGACCATGGCGCTGGCCGCGAGGAGCGGAGCGACCGAAGGCGCGAGGCCTGCGGCCAGCAGACCGACGCAGCTGATCGCGAGCAGCGTGGTGATCAGCGGGCGGGGCGGGAGCCGGTCACCGAGCGGCACGAAGAGGAAGACGCCGGCCGCGTAACCGAGTTGGGCGGCCGTGACAACCAGGGTGGCGGCCCCCGGGGTGAGGCCGAGGTCGTGGGCGATCAGCGGGCTGACGGCCTGCGGGAAGTAGATCGTGGAGACGGCGACGCCGCAGGTGAGGGCGAGTAAGAGGATCAGTGGACGGCTCAGGCCGGGGGCGGCAGCACCTGAGTCGGCGTCCGGCGTCGTGGCGTGGAGCCGGGTTGACGACATGTCGGGACCTCGCGTTCAGCTCTTCGTATTCACGGAACCTGTTTAACCGGTTCCCGACGGTACCAGTCAAACCGGTTCCCGGGGTACGGGTGCTTGGTACGGTGCTGGCATGACCGGCATCACCCAGGTGTTCCGCGAGGGCGCGGGGCGGCTCTCGCTCGACTTCATCCGCACACTGCGCCGCCGCGGCACCCCCGCAGCCGAGGAGGAACTGCCCACACCTGCGGCACTCGCCGCCTGGGTACACCAGTTGGGACCGTGCCGGACGCCGACCACCGAGCCCCCCTCACCCCGGACACTGGCCCGGGCCCACGAGCTGCGCGAGGCGGTGACGGTGCTGCTGCACGCCGCCTGCTCGGCGCAGGGGGTGACGGGGTGTCCGGCCGACGTCCGGGAGGCGGTCAACCTGGCGGCCGCCGAGGGAGCGGCGCCCGTGCCGGTGCTGGACGCCGCGGGCCTGCTCTCCTGGCAGGCGGCCGACCCGGTCGCCGCCACGCTCACCCTGATCGCCCGGGACGCCCTGGAACTGGCAGCCTCCCCCCTGGCGCACCGCCTGCGCGAATGCCGGGGCGACGAGTGCGCCTGCCTCTTCCTCGACAACTCCCGCCCGGGCAGCCGCCGCTGGTGCTCCATGTCCTCCTGCGGCAACCAGGCGAAGAAGGCCGCCTTCCGAGAGCGCGAACGCACGGGAGGCGGGGCGTAGCCTCAGGGCCGGGGCCGCCCCGGGCGGCGCCCCGGCCCCAGGCCGTCTCAGCAGCCGACCGGCCTCAGGAGCCGGCGCCGGTGGGGCACAGGGCGCGACCCATCAGGCCGAAGACCGTCGGGTTGAGCTCGGCGGACTTGGCCGGATCGTACGGAGTGACCGAAATGGCGACCTGGCGGGTGCCGCTGCGGTCACCGAAGACGTAGGTCGTGTAGTTGTAGATGCCGCCCGGGTGGCCCCAGAAGTCGCCGCACGGCAGCGAGATGCGCATCAGGCCCAGGCCGTACCGGGTGGGCGGGTCGACGTCGGCGGCGACCGTGGTCGTCATCTCGGCGAGCTGGGCGGGCGCGAGCAGCCGACCGCCGAGCAGGGCCGCGTTGAACCTGGCCAGGTCGTCGGTGGTGGAGATGAGCTCGCCCGCGGGACCGGCCTGCGAGGCGTTGAGGTCGGTGACGTCGGCCGGGCCCGCCGTCAGCGGCAGGTAGGCGTGGGCGTGCGGGCCGGGGATCGTGGTCGCGGTGCCCGGCAGCGAGGTGTGGCGCAGGCCGAGCGGGCGCAGGATCCGGTCACGCACCTCGGTGCGCCAGGAGTGGCCGGTGACCTTGTCGATCACCTCGGCGATCAGCTGGTAGTCGGTGTTGGAGTAGTGCCAGCCCTGTCCCGGCGCGAAGTAGGGCGGGTGGCTGGTGGCGATGGCGACCAACTGCTGCGGGGTGTAGGTCTTCCACCGGTCGGTGGCGACGAACTGCTCCTGCTCGGCCTCGGTGTCCCCGGCGAACTGCGGGTCCTCCAGGTAGTCGAAGATGCCGGCCGTGTGGTTCAGCACCTCGCGCACGGTGATCGCCCCGCCATTCGGGACGGCCCCGGGCAGGTAGTGCTCGATCGGGTCGTCCAGGCCGATCCTGCCCTCCGCGGAGAGCTGGAGGGCCACGGTGGCCACGAAGGTCTTGGTCACGCTGCCGGCCCGGAACCGCCCGTCGACCGGCGCCGGCGCCTTGGTCGCGAGGTCCCCCACACCGGTACTGCCGCGCCACGTGACCTTGCCGTTCTCGCGCACCTCGGCGATGGCGCTCAGTGCGCCCGCCTGACTGGTGATGGCATCCAGCGCCTGCTGGAGACCGGCACTGTCGGTACGGCCCGCACCGGCGGGTCCCTGACCTGACGGTGCGGCGGCTCCGGCCCCCGGTGCGAACGCGAGCACGGTGGCGCCCGCAAGCAGCCCAGCGGCCAGGGATCGCCCGAGTCGCGGCGTGGTTCTGCTGTTCATCGTGTCTCTCTCCCTTGACGGTTACCGGAGTAACGGGGCGCTCCGGCCGCACGGTTCGATCACCGTGTGCACATCAAGCGGTGACGGGAGGTACGAGGGGGAACCGGGCCTGGCTTGTTGACTTGACGTTCCGTCAATTTCGCTCGCCGGGACGCGACAAGCCGGATCAGACACCGTAGAACTGGGGCTCTTTGCAGTAGTGGAAGGTGATCGAGAGGACCACGACCAGCAGCCAGATCAGGGCCAACGCGAACTGCCAGCAAGGCCCGGGCTCAATCGAGGCCAAGAGCACCAGGATGCCCAGGATGACCAGATCCACCGCGGCCTCCCGGACGCTGAACACTGCGGCCACGTCCTCGCGGAGCTCCACTTCCTTCCCTCTCCGCCAATCGGCCCGCTGCGCTCGCATAGGGCTCCGCAACTTCCACGGGCTGCCCCACAGTGGCTCGCTCCGCCGGCGAGCGGCCAACGCGGGAAACACCAGGCTCCAGCCGAGGTAGGCGAGCGAGGCAGTGAGGAAGGCAGTCGTCCCGCGCGTCACGGCCGCACCGAGGACCGCCAGGATGACCACCATCAGAATGCCGCCCCAATAGGTCCGCGCTGCCGTCCCGTAAAGGTCCGTATCCTGGCGGGTGTCGGTCCGCTCGATCGAGACCGCCAGGTCGTGCAACCAGACCGCCGCCTGCACCAGCACGGTGATCGTGAGCAGGCGGTGCATCCAGTCCACGAAGCCGCAGCCCTGCGGCGCGCGGGCGACGTGCTTTGCGAAGTCCGTCAGCGGAGGGGTCAGCGCCAGCGCGGTCAGCACCCCGTAGAAGACCAGCGCGGTGTCATAGAGGGTGCGGTGCCGCGCCATCTGCACGAATTGTCTGCCGTCAGTCGGCAGACCCTCCACAGCAGGAGGTCGGTGAGGCGTCACGGGCACTCCGCATCCGGGGCGGGCGGCAGGACTGGCGGATGTGACACAGTGTCACTACTCCAGGCAACCCCGGCAACCCGCCGCGCCGGAGGCAGTGCCTTGTGGGCGCGCGAATCGGCTTGCCTCGTTCCGGGCCCGCCGCCAGGCCAGGGCAGCGAGTGGTGAGCTCGCGTATTCAGGTGGCGCGCCTTCATCCCCGAGGTTTGATGGGTGTCGCGCTCGGTAGTCAGGCGAGCCTGGTCGGAGCCGCGCGGTGGGATTACTGCTGCACGGTTTCTGCGTCGTGCGAAGGGACCCAGACCGGTGCGGTCGAGGTCGCGAGGCCGAGATCGTCCAGGGCCGCGTCCTCACCTGACAACGCTAGGAGGAGGAACCTGGCCATACCCATGTCGTAGCGGTGCCAGCCGTCAGGGAACTCGCCTCGCAGCCACACCACGACGGGCCAGCGGTCCGGGTCGGCCCCTTCGGTGAGCCAGAAGCAGTAGTCCCCGTTGTAGTTGCCCGCCCAGTACAGAAGGCCGCCCGGCTCGGGGTAGACGGGGTACGGGCACAGGTCGGGCAAGTCCTCCCGCATCTGCTTGAACGCGGCCCCGATGTCGTTGATCAGCTCGTTGACCTTGCGGGAGAGGGCACCGGCGCCGATGGGTTGGCCGGGCAGCGGCCGTGGGGTCACGATGCCGAGTTCCCCGCGAAGCTCGCCGGGGCCGAAGAGATCGACGAAGGCTCGGTAGTCGGCAGGGAGCTGGATTCCGGCGACGTCCTGGGCCAGGTCCCACGGAAGCAGCGGCTCAACAGTCGCCGGGGCCAGGCCGGCGAGGTGCGCGAGCCCGGCGACGTCCGGCCGCGGCGCGGTACGGCGCCCTGCCCGTCCTCGGAAGTCACGTCGGGCGATCCACAGGACGAGGTCTCGCGCGATCTTCTCTACGCTGGTCTCCGTGGTCACGGCGTGTTCCCGACACGACGGATCACGCAGGACGATCTCGTAGCCGCCGCCGTCCTCCGAGGCGACCGAGGCGTACCAGGACGACTCGTCCTCGCCTGCTTGAAAGATGACGAACGTGTTCTCCGTGTTGTCGAGACCACTGAGTAGCGTGCGTATGGCGGCTTCAGACGGGTCGTCGACACGTGCGCCGTTCTCGTTCTCGGCGTGATAGAAGTCGGCGGCCACGCGCCCCTCCCCGGCTGGTGTTTCGGCGGATCTGTCGGACGCAGCCTGACATGGCCAGCCGACAGTGCCGCCGTCGAGGCCCTGGTTCATTTGGTCGTCCAGGTTGTCAGTCGGGGAAGAGCCAGGCCGTACTGCGACTGCTGGCGCGGGCGAGACGGGGCTGTTCCGCCAGGTAGGCGAGCACGAGATCGGCGACGGGTGCGGGCAGCGGCGACGGACGGTCGCCAAGCCTGACTGAGCCGCGTTCCAGTCCCCGCATGCATGCGTAGCCGCTGCTCGGTTACTCAATTCTGAAGCGGCCATTGCGAGGTTGTCTGGCATACGAACACCCTTGACAAATGTTCAGGACCACGCCGAATGAACCAACCGTTCCGAGGCTGCCCTGCACGACGTGTCCGACTTCCAGCGACAGCATTGGCTACTCCCGCTGCTGCGCGCCTTCACCGAATCGGACCAGCCTCTCGATGGATCGGCCCCACCGGCGCCTCAGCTCCGGTCGGCGGTACGGGCCACGGCCCTCGATGGCGACAGCACCATCCCCGCATGTCAACGGACCTGATCACCAGGTACGTTGCCGATCTCCGGGCGCAGTGCGCCCGTGGCCGGGTCCGCGGCCAACCCACCGTCAGCTCGCTCGGCAACATCCGGGCCGCTCGCAAGGTGCTCCCCAAGCCCAAGAAATCGATCACCTCGATCGCCGAGGACCTCGGTGTCAGCCCCCGGCACCCTCAACAAACACGATCCCAAGCCCTGCTCCCAGGTGGGGCTGCCATGGGGTCACGGCCGCTCCATCTGCCCGCTCTCCCAGGCCCAGGCGGCGATCTCGACCCGGTTGCGGACCTGGAGCTTGGCCTGGATGGTCGCCAGGTGGCTCTTCACCGTGCTGAGCGAGATGAACAGGCTTGCCGCCAACTCCTGGTTGGTGCGGCCACGGGCGATGGCGCGGACCACCTCCAGTTCACGGTCGGTGAGCGGCTGGACCGGCGGGCTCGGGGCACGGTGGCGGGTCGGAGCGAGCTGGCGCAGTAGGCGCAGGGTGATCGAGGGGGAGATCAGTGCATCACCCACTCGGGCTGCCCGCACCGCCTCGGCGAGCAGCGCGGGCCCGGCGTCCTTGAGGACGAACCCGACCGCGCCGGCGTGCAGCGCCCCGTGCACGTACTCGTCGAGGTCGAAGGTGGTGACGATGACCACCTTCAGCGGATCGGCCACCCCGGGGCCGGCCAGCGCGCGGGTCACCTCGATCCCGTCCATGCCCGGCATCCGGACGTCCACCAGGCAGACGTCCGGTCGCAGGCGCCGGGCGAGCTCGACCGCGGTGGTCCCGTCAGCCGCCTCGGCGACCACGGTGATGTCGTCGTGGGACTCCAGGATCATTCGCAGCCCGCCGCGGACCATCGCCTGGTCATCGGCGAGGAGGACTCGGATCGGCTCCGAGGCCGTCTCGATCGCCGCCGTCGGTACATCGTGCGTCGTCTGCGGAAGGTGCGGGATCTGCGTCGTCATCGACGCACCTCCTCCGCCGCGACCGGCATCGTGGCCCGGACCGACCAGCCCTCGCCGGTCTGCGGGCCGGCGGCGAAGGTACCGCCCAGGGCCTCGACCCGTTCCCGCATGCCGACGAGGCCGAACCCGCCGGGGTGCGGACGGGACGGGGTGGATGAGGCGTCGTTGGTGACCGTGACGCTCACCTCGTCGAAGGTGTCGATCACCGCGACCACGGCCTCGCGGGCGTGCGGGGCGTGGCGGGCGATGTTGGTCAGCGACTCCTGGACCACCCGGAAGACGGTGCCCGCGACCTCGGGCGGCCAGGGGCGGCTCGGCTCCGGGAGGGCGAGGCGGACCTCGGGGTGGCCGTGACCGGTGAAGCCGGCGACCAGCTCGACGAGTTGCTCGGGGCCGGCGGCCGGCGGCGCGGTACTGACCACGTCTTCGGTGTCCCGGAGCAGGCCGACCACCTGACGCATCGCCGTCAGGGCCTGGCCGCTGGCCTTCTCGATGCCCGCGAGGCTCTCGTCGAGCAGCTCGGGTTTACGGCGGCCGACGAGCCGGGTGGCTTGGGCCTGGACCAGGATGCCGGTGATGTGATGCGCCACGACGTCGTGCAACTCCCGGGCGAGCGCCAGCCGTTCCTCGCGCCGCACCGCCTCGGTGGCGGCCCGCAGCCACTGGTCGCGCAGCCGCAGGGCGAGCCCCGCACCGAGCGCGAGCAACCAGGCCTGACCGCCGACCCGGAAGGGCGTGCTCATCGGACCCGCGATCAGCAGGCCCGCCAGCATCATGACCAGCCCGGCCGCCGCGACCAACCCCGCCTGCCCGGGCGGCAGCCGCCGGACCGCGGAGCCGCCGAGCACCAGCAGACCGAGCACCGCCGCACCACCCGGCTCGCCCGGCAACGCGGCCAGCCCAGCGACGAGCGCGCCGACCGCGGCCAGCGCCAGCCCCGCGGCCGCCGCGAGCCCCGGACGCCGACCGCGAAGCAGCGCCGCTCCGCAGACCGCCGCGCCGACGGCCACGTCCAGCACCCACGGCCGGCCCTGCTGCGCGTACAGCAGAGCAGCGGCGGCCAGCGCGGCGGCGAAGAGCAGCCCCAGCACGCCGTTGACCACGTGTGGCCGGATACCGGCCGTTCGATACTGCCTGATCATGCGTCATACGCTACGCGCCACCGGACCGCCCCGGACCAGCCGAAAGTATGACGCCTCGTCCGGCTTTTCGGCCGATGCCCGGACCGTGCCGCTCGCCGCAGGCTTGAGCCATGTCCGAACAACTGCCGCTGGCCCGGGAGCTGGCCGAGAAGACCGTCCGCAGTCCCCTGCTCTACGCCTGGCTGACCTTCCAGGTGCTGGTCCTGCTGGGCCTGCTCTACGCGGTCTTCGCCGGAGTCAGGTACTGGCGCCGTGGAAGAGCGCGGGCCCGCCCGCGCCGCTGACACAGCCCGCGTCCACCCGTCCCACCACGAGGAACCGACCGAGGAAGCACCATGACCCCACCCGTCCTGGAAGCCGTCCGGCTGACCCACCGGTACGGCCGCCACACCGCCCTGGCCGACTGCGAGCTGAGCCTGCCGCCCGGCCGGATCGTCGGACTGGTCGGCCCCAACGGCGCCGGCAAGTCCACCTTGCTGAACCTCGCCTGCGGGCTGGCCCGGCCCACCTCCGGCACCATCCGGGTGCTCGGCGCGGTGCCCGCCGCCGACCCGGCCCACCTGGCCCGGGTCGGGTTCGTCGCCCAGGACACCCCGGTCTACCG
Protein-coding regions in this window:
- a CDS encoding PP2C family protein-serine/threonine phosphatase, with the protein product MAGLRRANREYRREEAAPSGVTLPTPDVRLTGPEGEPDLGELLGALPLPAALADPLVGPDGTVRDFVAVAVNPAGLRYLHQRSALRRDRTPGRRLPAGDVFPGLVTAELLTDLTRVLRTGEPTPGIEVRWQVRRAGGRVERHTDLLTVHRLGSRLLMVWGTSDLARMARAAQRIARVGWGEWSLLDGVTQSSGGLRDLLGLAAGDPSPTAADLLDRVLPVHQPRLFDALRLLLETRDPVDVELLLRVHRGVHRIRLVAEAVGEDQGPVRGVRGVLQNITELSESRRRVRHQQEEIERQSRRADAEEAVVRRLQDALQPRISARMDEAGLRTAVAYRPTEGLVGGDWYKVRALPGGPALIAVGDARGHGLDAVALMSTLRHALAGIAYTGASVEEMTGWLNEIACDDGPESTATAVIARYFPPSRLLRWVCAGHLPPVLLGDGPPRLLAPAIGLPLGVLPGTGYEAVETVLQPGQTVLLYTDGLVERRDRDIDDRLATLLAVLGEHPPGLPPQSLVDQVVDAMSGPFSEDDATLLALRLAG
- a CDS encoding GNAT family N-acetyltransferase; amino-acid sequence: MTLPPLRLREITLDDWPAVHAWASLEQACRYQPWGPNTPEQTRAFVQAAVDARSRSPRSRYPYAVCLAGEVVGMGELHVRSHGHHQGEISYILHPRLWGHGLGTAIGRALLARGFQELALHRIHATCDPRNHASAGVLRRIGMTHEGRHRHTLLTRDGWRDSDVYSILEGDWPGPGGS
- a CDS encoding Imm32 family immunity protein, which produces MELVSDPTCGEVDLSASAEELSRLASAVASGDGLLSSTLPPGGNVLAGVEVRDTSGPGVLLHLDSERHVLVISGDPAGRAVLARNLRAMAAAENGGHLHIDYFPGHFYLAEGSLPLVVNSPHGGMPSR
- a CDS encoding MFS transporter, with amino-acid sequence MSSTRLHATTPDADSGAAAPGLSRPLILLLALTCGVAVSTIYFPQAVSPLIAHDLGLTPGAATLVVTAAQLGYAAGVFLFVPLGDRLPPRPLITTLLAISCVGLLAAGLAPSVAPLLAASAMVGLTTVSPQIIIPLAAGRTAPERRGAVTGTLLSGLLGGILLARTFSGVLGQWFGWRAPYLVAAALIAVLAAVLFRVLPGVTSAPALVPAPAPRYLAMLGQSVQLLRAEPLLRRSCLYQIGLFGGFSAAWTSLALLVTGPVYHLGPSAVGVLALVGAGSMFASPVVGRLADRSGPDRVNRLCSVGAILAALVLCGGRSGGAWGLIALGAGLLLLDVAVQSNQVANQARIFGLRPEIRSRLNSAYMTCAFLGGSAGSWVGARASGAFGWLGVCALVAALAAVVLVRQLTTRPVSTRPAPAVG
- a CDS encoding CGNR zinc finger domain-containing protein, yielding MTGITQVFREGAGRLSLDFIRTLRRRGTPAAEEELPTPAALAAWVHQLGPCRTPTTEPPSPRTLARAHELREAVTVLLHAACSAQGVTGCPADVREAVNLAAAEGAAPVPVLDAAGLLSWQAADPVAATLTLIARDALELAASPLAHRLRECRGDECACLFLDNSRPGSRRWCSMSSCGNQAKKAAFRERERTGGGA
- a CDS encoding serine hydrolase domain-containing protein, producing the protein MNSRTTPRLGRSLAAGLLAGATVLAFAPGAGAAAPSGQGPAGAGRTDSAGLQQALDAITSQAGALSAIAEVRENGKVTWRGSTGVGDLATKAPAPVDGRFRAGSVTKTFVATVALQLSAEGRIGLDDPIEHYLPGAVPNGGAITVREVLNHTAGIFDYLEDPQFAGDTEAEQEQFVATDRWKTYTPQQLVAIATSHPPYFAPGQGWHYSNTDYQLIAEVIDKVTGHSWRTEVRDRILRPLGLRHTSLPGTATTIPGPHAHAYLPLTAGPADVTDLNASQAGPAGELISTTDDLARFNAALLGGRLLAPAQLAEMTTTVAADVDPPTRYGLGLMRISLPCGDFWGHPGGIYNYTTYVFGDRSGTRQVAISVTPYDPAKSAELNPTVFGLMGRALCPTGAGS
- a CDS encoding response regulator; the encoded protein is MTTQIPHLPQTTHDVPTAAIETASEPIRVLLADDQAMVRGGLRMILESHDDITVVAEAADGTTAVELARRLRPDVCLVDVRMPGMDGIEVTRALAGPGVADPLKVVIVTTFDLDEYVHGALHAGAVGFVLKDAGPALLAEAVRAARVGDALISPSITLRLLRQLAPTRHRAPSPPVQPLTDRELEVVRAIARGRTNQELAASLFISLSTVKSHLATIQAKLQVRNRVEIAAWAWESGQMERP
- a CDS encoding sensor histidine kinase, producing MIRQYRTAGIRPHVVNGVLGLLFAAALAAAALLYAQQGRPWVLDVAVGAAVCGAALLRGRRPGLAAAAGLALAAVGALVAGLAALPGEPGGAAVLGLLVLGGSAVRRLPPGQAGLVAAAGLVMMLAGLLIAGPMSTPFRVGGQAWLLALGAGLALRLRDQWLRAATEAVRREERLALARELHDVVAHHITGILVQAQATRLVGRRKPELLDESLAGIEKASGQALTAMRQVVGLLRDTEDVVSTAPPAAGPEQLVELVAGFTGHGHPEVRLALPEPSRPWPPEVAGTVFRVVQESLTNIARHAPHAREAVVAVIDTFDEVSVTVTNDASSTPSRPHPGGFGLVGMRERVEALGGTFAAGPQTGEGWSVRATMPVAAEEVRR